Proteins encoded within one genomic window of Alteribacter populi:
- a CDS encoding DUF5058 family protein, protein MDEVLQAAQSLPVWIFAAIVVAIVIFQAIIFLIVSVKTAPEIGMSSEETKRAFRTGVISSLGPSFGIAIVIISLITILGAPFTLMRIGIIGSAPTELTAAGVGANAFGTELGADGFNLQAFTTVVWTMCLGGTGWLIFAALFTKSLGNTQTKVVKKNPKIMVIISTAAMLGAFAYLASQQMVQGYSHAIAAIVSGLSMMALLTFANKKGIKWLSEWALGIALIIGMTIGHFTTLF, encoded by the coding sequence TTGGATGAAGTTTTGCAAGCAGCCCAAAGTTTACCGGTATGGATTTTTGCTGCAATCGTTGTAGCGATCGTTATTTTTCAGGCGATTATATTTCTCATTGTCTCTGTTAAAACGGCTCCTGAGATTGGAATGTCTTCTGAAGAGACAAAGAGAGCTTTTCGAACCGGCGTCATTAGTAGTTTAGGGCCTTCTTTCGGAATTGCGATTGTTATTATTTCCTTAATTACTATCCTTGGTGCTCCTTTTACGCTAATGAGAATTGGCATTATAGGATCAGCACCAACGGAATTAACGGCCGCAGGGGTCGGTGCAAATGCTTTTGGGACTGAATTGGGGGCAGATGGCTTTAATCTCCAAGCCTTTACAACAGTTGTTTGGACGATGTGTCTTGGTGGAACAGGGTGGTTAATTTTTGCTGCTTTATTTACAAAATCACTCGGTAACACTCAAACAAAAGTTGTAAAGAAAAATCCTAAAATAATGGTTATTATCTCCACAGCGGCGATGTTAGGTGCCTTCGCTTATCTAGCCAGTCAACAAATGGTTCAAGGATATAGTCATGCCATTGCTGCCATTGTTTCGGGATTATCTATGATGGCGTTATTAACCTTTGCGAATAAAAAAGGGATCAAGTGGTTATCTGAATGGGCGTTAGGTATTGCGTTAATTATCGGTATGACCATAGGCCATTTTACAACATTATTTTAA
- a CDS encoding small-conductance mechanosensitive channel: MSVRKEVESTGVDEEQSSSMETFHDKSHFWGRLTLWMVVVASLLPPLYFSFILDAHPGWGAIIGGLIGYASFIGIMWFLEPITFYPTLGRSGTYLAFLTGNIANMCLPCSASAQESVGAEPGSRKAEIAGTLGITAASLVNILVIIAVVFSGSYIIMILPEPVEQALNLILPAIYGGVLGQFALKKPLYGLIAITLGMAILFAPIYSLIKIVLCVVSTVAVCLYLEKLKESKARHE, translated from the coding sequence ATGTCAGTACGAAAAGAAGTGGAATCAACAGGAGTTGATGAAGAACAGTCATCCAGTATGGAAACCTTTCATGATAAATCGCACTTTTGGGGACGATTAACGCTTTGGATGGTAGTCGTTGCATCTTTATTGCCACCGTTATACTTTTCTTTTATTTTGGATGCGCATCCTGGCTGGGGAGCGATTATTGGCGGACTCATTGGATATGCATCCTTTATCGGAATTATGTGGTTTTTAGAACCTATTACGTTTTATCCAACTTTGGGACGTTCCGGAACGTATCTGGCCTTTTTAACTGGAAACATTGCGAATATGTGTCTACCTTGTTCTGCATCTGCTCAAGAATCCGTTGGTGCTGAACCAGGGTCCAGGAAGGCTGAAATTGCTGGAACCTTGGGGATAACTGCTGCTTCGTTAGTTAATATTTTAGTCATTATCGCAGTTGTTTTCAGTGGTTCCTATATTATTATGATTCTCCCGGAACCTGTTGAACAAGCACTAAATTTAATACTTCCAGCTATTTATGGAGGCGTTCTGGGACAGTTTGCTCTTAAGAAACCTTTATATGGGTTAATTGCTATCACTTTAGGTATGGCTATCTTATTTGCCCCTATTTATAGTTTGATAAAAATTGTTTTGTGTGTAGTTAGTACGGTTGCTGTTTGTCTCTACCTTGAAAAATTAAAAGAATCAAAGGCGAGACATGAATAG
- a CDS encoding M20 family metallo-hydrolase has protein sequence MRINEDRLKNHFEELSQIGKLGDTGVCRPTLSTVEKEAFELVFTWMEEAGMKCRIDHFGNLIGRKEGKDPNAPVLMVGSHLDSQPYGGRFDGVAGVLSGIEAVATLTENEFVPDRPIEVVSFCDEEGWRFGKGLFGSRGILGMLDEGELLNKDKDGVTREQALRHFGCDPDRSFESIYPHGSIHSFLELHIEQGPLLQEKNQPVGIVTGIAGPLWLTVKIKGYSGHAGTVPMTMRQDALVGASEIVALFHEIMKQDPQGSTVGTVGSLSVFPDSRNSIPEEVVFTIDLRDIDLERRNHYENQLRECVANVAEKHQLSYEILEDQNSEPSFCDEWIKDAIRKECQQAGLHAPEMMSGAFHDALIISNTCDYGMIFVRCKDGISHNPAEYASYEDLAIGADVLYGTVLKMMK, from the coding sequence ATGCGAATTAATGAAGATCGTCTTAAAAATCATTTTGAAGAACTAAGTCAAATAGGTAAGCTTGGAGATACAGGAGTATGTCGCCCCACCTTATCAACTGTTGAGAAGGAAGCATTTGAACTCGTGTTTACTTGGATGGAAGAAGCAGGGATGAAGTGTCGGATTGATCATTTTGGTAATTTAATAGGACGTAAGGAAGGAAAAGACCCCAATGCACCTGTATTAATGGTTGGTTCCCACTTAGATTCACAGCCCTATGGTGGGAGGTTCGATGGTGTAGCTGGTGTACTTAGTGGGATTGAAGCTGTAGCGACATTAACTGAAAATGAGTTTGTTCCTGATCGTCCTATTGAAGTTGTCTCCTTTTGTGATGAAGAAGGTTGGCGTTTTGGCAAGGGGCTTTTCGGTTCTAGAGGAATCCTAGGAATGTTAGATGAAGGAGAGCTTTTGAATAAAGATAAAGACGGTGTCACAAGAGAACAAGCATTACGTCACTTTGGGTGTGATCCGGATCGATCATTTGAATCGATTTATCCTCATGGTAGTATTCATTCCTTTCTAGAGCTTCATATCGAACAAGGCCCTTTATTACAAGAAAAGAATCAGCCCGTTGGTATTGTAACCGGAATTGCAGGCCCATTATGGCTAACTGTAAAAATAAAGGGGTATTCAGGACATGCGGGAACTGTACCGATGACGATGCGTCAGGATGCGCTTGTTGGTGCATCAGAAATTGTAGCTTTATTTCATGAAATCATGAAGCAGGATCCTCAGGGATCAACAGTTGGCACGGTAGGTTCACTAAGTGTTTTCCCTGATTCGCGTAATAGTATTCCAGAAGAAGTCGTGTTTACAATAGACTTACGGGATATTGATCTAGAGCGCCGGAATCATTATGAAAACCAGCTAAGAGAATGTGTTGCAAATGTTGCTGAAAAACACCAACTGTCTTATGAAATATTAGAAGATCAAAATAGTGAACCCAGTTTTTGTGATGAATGGATTAAAGACGCGATTCGCAAAGAATGTCAACAAGCCGGTCTCCATGCTCCTGAAATGATGAGTGGTGCCTTCCATGATGCTTTAATTATCTCAAATACATGTGACTATGGAATGATCTTTGTCAGGTGCAAAGATGGCATTAGTCATAACCCAGCTGAATATGCATCGTACGAGGATTTAGCTATAGGTGCGGACGTTCTATATGGCACTGTTTTGAAAATGATGAAATGA